Proteins from a genomic interval of Corvus moneduloides isolate bCorMon1 chromosome 6, bCorMon1.pri, whole genome shotgun sequence:
- the LOC116445838 gene encoding keratin-associated protein 16-1-like, whose protein sequence is MWGYLSSCVCLSISLCVSPCLCVESMCVSLFVCFYVHMCPCLYVCVHLCVCVHVYLPLFVCVFICLCPCVCMSLCVSACPSMSRCLCVHACLCILCICPCVHVCLCVCPCVSPSVPVHVSMSVCLCLHVSLCQRYFVSVCIHASECACVSVSVCPCVSMSRSLCPCVCLSMYACLSIYVYICVCPCDQVSVVVCCVYLSMCPGVGVSVSLHVCVSTCPSVPMSMQVSVSVCPCVFESLCVCVHVCLSLCSGASLCACARGCVCVFLCVSPCLGVHLSVSVHGWVCPGVCIHLHQWPCDCVPMCLSLSISSCVLVCVPMSMSLFVQTVCVCPCPGACVHLCPCPSVSVCPGLCASMSIFLWESVCLCVCLCVFLCACARVYVHVSLCPCTSMCLRVSVCPHLCPCVSACVPMSRCVHMAVSSCPHVPSPLPRHVCACTSTCASTCLPLCVCVHVCLCVYPCLPVSVCVSVCLHLYLSTGLPVFVCVHVHQCGSMRPCLCPSLCLSLCQCVHLCLCLSMCLPLFVCMAVCVWPCVCPCLPGSMPMCLLVSMCPCCVCIHVRPCPVSVSLSVHLSVYQGCVCLAPGVHVQV, encoded by the coding sequence ATGTGGGGCTATTTGTCCAGCTGTGTCTGTTTGTCCATATCTCTGTGTGTCTCTCCATGTCTCTGTGTTGAATCCATGTGTGTGTCCCTGTTTGTATGTTTCTATGTTCACATGTGTCCATGTTTGTATGTCTGTGTCcacctgtgtgtctgtgtccatGTGTACCTGCCCCTTTTTGTCTGTGTGTTCATttgcctgtgtccctgtgtctgtaTGTCCCTGTGTGTATCTGCATGCCCATCTATGTCCAGGTGTCTTTGTGTCCATGCATGTCTGTGTATCTTATGCATTTGTCCCTGTGTCCAtgtatgtctgtgtgtgtgtccttgTGTGAGTCCATCTGTGCCTGTCCATGTGTCTATGTCCGTGTGTTTGTGTCTCCATGTATCCCTGTGTCAGAGATActttgtgtctgtgtgcatcCATGCATCCGAGTGTGCATGTGTGTCTGTAtctgtgtgtccatgtgtctCTATGTCCAGGAGTCTGTGTCCTTGTGTGTGTCTATCCATGTATGCTTGTTTGTCCATCTATGTCTATatctgtgtgtgtccctgtgacCAGGTGTCTGTTGTTGTGTGCTGTGTGTATCTGTCCATGTGTCCAGGTGTGGGGGTGTCTGTGTCCCTGCATGTCTGTGTGTCTACATGTCCTTCTGTTCCTATGTCCATGCAGGTGTCTGtttctgtgtgtccctgtgtcttTGAGAGCCTTTGTGTCTGTGTCCATGTTTGTCTGTCCTTGTGCTCAGGAGCGTCTTTGTGTGCCTGTGCtagggggtgtgtgtgtgtgttcctgtgtgtgTCTCCATGTCTGGGTGTCCATCTGTCTGTATCTGTCCATGGGTGGGTGTGTCCAGGTGTCTGTATCCACCTCCATCAGTGGCCTTGTGACTGTGTCCCTATGTGTCTGTCCCTGTCTATCTCTAGCTGTGTCCTTGTGTGTGTCCCCATGTCTATGTCCCTCTTTGTCCAGACAGTCTGTGTCTGTCCATGTCCAGGTGCCTGTGTCCATCTCTGTCCATGTCCTTCTGTGAGTGTGTGTCCAGGTCTGTGTGCATCTATGTCCATTTTCTTGTGGGAGTCTGTGTGTctatgtgtgtgtctgtgtgtatttCTGTGTGCCTGTGCCCGAGTCTATGTTCATGTGTCTTTGTGTCCATGCACGTCCATGTGTCTacgtgtgtctgtctgtccacATCTGTGCCCATGTGTCTCtgcctgtgtccccatgtccagGTGTGTCCATATGGCTGTATCCAGCTGTCCGCATGTCCCTTCGCCTCTGCCTAggcatgtgtgtgcatgtacatCCACATGTGCATCCACGTGTCTgcctctgtgtgtctgtgtccatGTGTGCCTATGTGTGTATCCATGTCTGCCTGTGTCAGTGTGTGTGTCCGTTTGTCTACATCTGTATCTGTCCACAGGTCTGCCTGTGTTCGTGTGTGTCCATGTGCATCAGTGTGGGTCTATGCGTCCGTGTCTGTGTCCATCTCTGTGTTTGTCCTTGTGTCAGTGTGTCcatttgtgtctgtgtttaTCCATGTGTCTGCCATTGTTTGTGTGTATGGCCGTGTGTGTATGGCCATGTGTGTGTCCATGTCTGCCTGGGTCCATGCCTATGTGTCTGCTTGTGTCCATGTGTCCCTGTTGTGTCTGTATCCATGTGCGTCCATGTCCTGTGTCTGTGTCCCTCTCTGTTCATTTGTCTGTATATCAGGGGTGTGTGTGTCTGGCTCCAGGGGTGCATGTCCAGGTGTGA